The Gloeocapsa sp. DLM2.Bin57 genome segment GGCGATCGCTTGGGAAAGGATTATAGGTAAGGGTAAGGTAGTTTATGTAACTACCCCTTTTTTAGCTGCTAACGCTTATCAGAATTATCTCCCTAATTACGAATTTCTCGCCCAAATCGTCACGGAAGGAAATAAACCTATTTGGTTTGATGAATATATTCACGGTTATCGAGATTCAGATTCTACCGTGATTCAATCAGAAAAGACTCTCTTTACTTATCTACAATCTACCTGGTTATTCCCTTTATTTGTACAATTAATTATCCTATCTTTATTAGCCGTTTGGACAGGTTTACATCCTTTGGGATTACCTGTTAGTCTAATTAAACCTAAACCTAATAACACTCTAACTTATCTACAAGCTATGGCAAAAGTTCTTGAAAAAGCTAACAAACCAGAATATCTTAGAGAAGCTACTTCAAAAAAAAACTTAGATAAATAATTATGTTGACTAAATTTAAACAAAGTATTGAAACAATTATCCTCGGACAATCTTTTCTGATTGAACAGTTATTAATAGCTTTACTAACTGGTGGTCATGTGATTATTGAAGGAGTACCAGGAACGGGTAAAACCCTATTAGTCAAAGTAATCGCCCGTTTGATTCAAGCTGATTTTCGCAGAATACAACTGACTCCAGATATTTTACCCGCTGATATCCTCGGTACAAATATTTTTGATTTTAATAGTCGTAGTTTTAGTTTAAAAAAAGGACCCGTTTTTACCCAAATTCTTCTCGCTGACGAAATCAATCGTACTCCCCCGAAAACCCAATCCGCATTATTAGAAGCAATGGAGGAACAACAGGTAACCTTGGATGGAGAAAGTTTACCTTTAGGTGAGTTGTTTTGGGTAATCGCTACTCAGAATCCCCTAGAGTTTGAGGGTACTTATCCTCTCCCTGAAGCTCAATTAGACCGCTTTTTATTTAAATTAGTGGTAGATTATCCACCACTAGAAGCAGAAAAACAAATACTCTTAAATGCTAATCAAAATAAATCAGTTAAAAGAATTGATTTAGATAGTCTGACGGCGATCGCTGATGTCTCACAAATTATACAAGCCCGTCAACGAGTTAAACAAGTTAACCTGCAAGATTCGATTATTGATTACTTATTAAATATTGTACACAAAACCCGTCAACATCCTGACCTTTTATTAGGAGCTTCGCCACGAGCAGCCGTGCTATGGTTGGAAGCGAGTAAAGCTCAAGCATGGCTTTGCGGTAGAGATTTTGTGACACCCGACGATCTCAAAGCGATCGCCCAACCCATTCTCCGTCATCGTTTAATTCTCAAAGCGATCGCACAACTAGACGGTTTAGACACAGAAACAGTCATTAACTCTATTTTAGACAAAGTTCCTGTACCTAGATAATAAAACCTATTCCTTATTCTTTCCCTGACTTGGTGTAAGAAGTACGGTCTTTTCTTGTTGATGAGATCGCCAAATCCACCACCCTGCTGCTAAAAGAGTCAAGTTGCCAATTACAGTAGTAGCAGCTTGTATCAATACTAGCCATTCTAAAGAGGGGAGGTTATCAAAAAAATGCCAAGTACAAGCACACATAGCGCTAACTAAAGCGGGAAGCATCCCCCAAGAGAGACTCTTCCAATAATGTTTACCAGTTACTTCAGCGTAAGTCCAAATTAACCAAATAGCACTCATCCATTCGATGACGCTGGTTATATGAATAATCCAAGTTGGGATAGATAAAGAGTGCATAGGTTATAATTCTAGAGCTTGTTTACCTTGACTTATAAGGGTACGTGCGTAATCAGTCCAAGCACCTTGTCCCCAATAGCGAAAACAACTAGTTTGAGAGAGAAGGTTATAGAGTAAAGCTTGTTGGTAAGCTGGTGTTTGTGTAATAGAGGGATTTTCCCTGACTAGGGGATCGTATTTTTGGTGAAAGAGAAAACTAAGTTCTTGCATCGGTGCGAGGACATTTTCATAACCTTGTACCCAGCTTAAATCATTAGTCCAGGAAGCGCCATCCATGTGAAAGCTACCATCTTCTTTTTTAACTGCGGCGATCGCTTCTTCTACTGCTTGGGTAGTCACTTGTTCAAGGTTAACTCGTTGCCAAATTTTATGTTGATTAACTGCTTGACATTGGGGATAATCTTCGGGTTTAACTCCCTTAGCGGTGAGTAATTCTAGGTATTCTGTACCGTTGATACCTGCTACTTCTCCTTGATTATTACCAATTTCTCGCCACACTCTGAGAAAATCTCTCGGGAATTCATTCATCATAACGCCCCCATTTTCCCCATCAGCGATTTGGGCTACGATAGAAGGCACATCTAAGTTAGCTATAGTTTGTTTAGGGAGTCCTTTAGCTTCAAAATAGGGTTGCATCTGACCGACTAATTTAGTGTCAGATCCTTGAGTTTTAATTAAAGCGGTGATAGTGATGGTTTCTCCTTGGGAATTACGGGCGATGAGGAGATTAGGGATATATTTCTGATGATGTTCTAGGGGTGTACCGTCTAAATGTTCTACAGAATGTTCTTGTACGAGTAACCAACGATAACCACAGTCTTTGAGGGCTTTGATATATTCATAGAGGGTATCGGGGTGGTTAGGTAGGTGCATTTCTGGTGGAGAAAAACCGCGAACACGTCTTAAAGCGTCGTAACCGAATATACTAGCAAAATGATGTTGCCAAGCTTGTATGTGTAATTTGAGGTCTGGTATGGGGGTAGAGGGAGCGACAGCGTGACTCCACATTGTCCCTAGCCATTCTACATAGGGTTGATATTCTGGTTCACAGGTTATTTTTCTGAGGTTATTGAGGATATCTTCTCTACCCATTTGTTCTAATCCCCAGAGTAAGTTACCCGAATAGTCGAGCATGATTCTTGGTTGACAACCTGAGGCTACTAACTCAGGGATAAATTCCCCCATCCTTCCATAACACCAAGCAAAGGTAGAGGCGTTATGATTGTCTCCTTGTTGGGAATGTTCAAACATATATTGGAGATTATTGATTAAGCCACCATCTTTACCCGCGGGAACTGTAGGCTGGTGCATATGTAGTGCGCAAGCGAAGGTTGCTGTTATTTTCTCCAGAGATAACTTAGTTTGGGGTAAAAAGATAGGTTGATCGTCTTGTCTGATGGCGTTAATTTTTGTTTCTTGACCAGAAATATTGGGGTAGTTCATTTTTTGCTCTTATTTTATTTAACCTAGACAACGGATGGCTTCAAGTAATCCTCTAGCTTTATTTAGTGTTTCTTCGTATTCTTGACTAGGTTCAGAATCGGCAACGATTCCTGCACCTGCTTGTACACAAACTAGGTGTTGATTCCCTGTTAAAGGACGAACTACCATAGTGCGAATGGCGATCGCTGTGTTTAATTGACCTTCAAAATCATAATAACCGTAAACTCCTGAATAGACTCCTCTTCTTTCCTGTTCTAATTCGTGGATAATTTCCATGGCTCTAATTTTGGGTGCACCGCTAACTGTTCCTGCCGGGAAACAGGCTTTTAGTAAGTCCCAAGCGTTCTGTTCTGGTTGTAATTCTCCTATTACATTACTTACTATGTGCATAACATGAGAGTAACGTTCAATAACCATTAATTCATCGACTTTGACGCTTCCTGATTGACAGACTCTTCCTAAATCATTGCGTCCTAAATCTACTAACATGATATGTTCGGCTATCTCTTTAGGATCTTGTAATAACTCTTGGGCTAATGCTTCGTCTTCTGCTGGCATTTTACCACGTTTGCGCGTTCCTGCAATTGGTCTGAGGGTTGCTTGCAGACTTTTATCAGAGACTCGTTCAGCTTTGACCATAACTTCTGGACTAGATCCGATAATTTGCCAATCACCAAAATGATAATAAGCCATATAGGGTGATGGATTAATTAAGCGTAGGGAACGATACAGAGCGAATGGTTCACCTGCGTATTCTGTAGAGATACGTTGAGAGATGACGACTTGGAAGATATCCCCTGCGTGTATGTATTCTTGGGCTTTGACTACTGCTTGACAAAAATCCTCTTCTGTAGTGTTGGATTGATAAACTAGGTTAGTATGGGAAAATTTAGCGACGGTATCTGGTGCTACCCATTCTAAGGGTTGCGCTTCTACTGGTATATCTAATTTAAGTTTGGTAACTAGTTTAGTAACGCGATCGCAAGCTTCATCATAAGCGGAGCGTAAATCTTTATTTTCCCCGCGTAAATCTGCGTAAGCTACTACCCAAATTTTACGTTTAACTTGGTCAAAAATCAACAGATTATCTACCTGCATCCACATCCCATCGGGGAGATTTCCTGGTTGATAGGGGTAAACTTTGACTTTAGGTTCAATCCAGGAGATTAACTCATAACCCCAAAAACCGAATAACCCCCCGATTCCTGCCGGTAGTTGGGGTAATTTTACTGGTTGAATTGGTTTTAAACAATTAGCTAAAATTTCAAATGGGTTACCTTGATGAATTTTTTCTGTTCCATCGCGATAAATCTGAGTGGTGGTATTTCCCCTAGCTTCTAAAACCCAGACTGGATCTGCACCTAATAAGCTATAGCGTCCTAAGTTTTCTCCTCCTTCTACCGATTCAAGGAGAAAATTATATTTTTGACCTGCACAAACTTTATACCATGCTGAGACTGGGGTTTCTAAATCAGCGATCCATTCTTGATATACAGGAATAAAGTTACCCTGTAGCGCTAAATTAGTAAATTCAGAATAATCGGGGAAAATCATCGGCAGTTATTTGGTTTGGTTCTTTATACTCTCTATTTTAAGGGTCATTGGACTCTAACAGGACGCAGTATAATGCGTTATATTTGAAATCAAACCATTGATATTGGCATTATTGGGCAGCAGATTTTCGGATTATTATGAAATTACCCAGAAACCAGATCTACGCCATTGTTGTTCTTTTAAAGCTTGTTGTAATTGTTCTTCACCAATCCAACCCAACTGAATCAGCATTTCCCCCAATCTTAGATTAGTATGCACTGAATCAGCATTTCCCCCAATCTTAGATTAGTATGCTCAGATAGAGATAGAGCATAGTCTAATTGATCTGTAGAAATCCAGCGCTTGTCAAGCATAATTTCACCGATTTTTAACATTTGCTTTAGCCCTCTCATAGTTTTTATGGTTTAAATATACATGATTTTAACTACAGGTTTAAGGGGCTGGATTTCGGAAAAATTTTTCCCAAAATCCAGAAAATTGTTTAAAGGATAATACCATGAGGTAAAATAATGCGTTACGCGGTAAGCACAAGTACTGTTATTGCACTCTTTATTTATATGGTTGTATCCTTAATTCTTTTCTACCACTGATGAAATGTCCTCAACCAGCATAAAATCATTTAGAATAAATGTACTGCTACTATTCTTGACATTTTAACTGTTTACTGCTATGGAGACTTGCAAACCTTCTCTTCAGGGATTGAAAAAAATTAAAGAAGCTATCCATAAACTCCAACAAGAGAGAGGGTGGGCATTAGATGACGAAGGGTGGCTAGAAGAAGCTAGTAAATTTCTGCCACAACAAAATATCCATGGTAAGCTTATACAACAATCTGTATCACTTGGACCATGGAAAAGTTTTAGATCGGGCAAAAAAGGGATAAAAATTCGTTATTTTAATGCTTTTTGCCGAATCTTAAATTTAGATCCCCAGGAGATTATTAACCAAGAAGAATCTAGTTGTTTATCTTCTCATCAAGATTGGGCTGACTCACCTGATATCTTAACTTTTTTTGGACGAGAAAAAGAATTAACTACTCTGCAAAATTGGATTATTAATGATAATTGCCAACTAGTAGGAATTTTAGGAATTGGTGGTATTGGCAAAACTACACTATCAATGAAATTAATCAAGGGTAATCAAGAGATTCAATCAAGATTTAAATATATTGTTTGGCGATCACTTTTTAATGCTCCTCCCTTGACTGATCTTCTCAATGATTTAATTACCTTTCTTTCAGGACAACAAAAAAGTAATTTACCAGCTTCTATAGAACAACAAATCTTATTATTATTACAATACCTGAAAAACGAACGTTGTTTATTAATTTTAGATAATTTTGATACCTTACTTGAGCATGATAATTACTCAAGAACCTATAAATCAGGATATGAAAATTATGATTATTTATTGCAAAAATTTGCTACAGTATCTCATCAAAGTTGTTTACTAGTTACTAGTAGAGAAAGATTACCTTATCTAGAACAATTCTCAGGATGTTTTCTACAACTAGAAGGTTTAGAATATATTCAAGCCAAGAAAATTTTACAGAAAATGGGTAATTTTGAGGGGTTAGAGGAAGATTGGCAAAGTCTGGTTAAATTATATAACGGTCATCCCCTAGCCTTACAATTAGCAGCTAGACATATTTTAGATGTTTTTAATGGCGATATTACATATTTTTTACATGAAGGTCAAACTATTTTTTATAGTATTAATTATTTATTAAATCAACATTTTAAGCGTCTATTACCTGAAGAAAAAGAGATTTTATATTGGTTAGCCATAAATAGAGAGCCAATCTCATTAGCAGAATTAAAGTCTCAAATAGTTTTAGTAAAAAATAAAAATAATTTATTTAATAATATTAATTCTTTGTATAATAAATTGTTGCTTAAAAACGTCGGTGATAAGCTGGAAATTGAACCTGTAATAATTGAATTTTTAACAGAGAAATTAATTGAAGAAATAGTAGAAGAGATTATTCAGCAAAAACTAGAAATTTTCAATACTCATGCTTTAGTGATAGTTCAAAGTAAAGAATATCTAGTCGATAGTCAAATTAGAATGATTCTTGAACCGATCAAACAAATGCTAATTGACTATTTAGGTTCAATAAAACTTATAAATTATCTCAAGGAAATTTTAGCCAATGAACAAGAAAATTATCCTCTTAAACCAGGATATCTAGGGGGAAATATTTTTAACCTGTTACGTCAACTAAATGTAGATTGGAGAGGTTTTGATTTTTCTTATTTAACGATCAAACAAGCATATTTAGCGGATCAGAACTTATATAATATCAATTTTACTCATTGTGATCTATCAGATTCATTACTAAAACAAACTTTTAGTGGAGTTCATGCAGTAACATTTAGTCCTGATGGAAATATTTTAGCAGTAGGAGATTCTCATGGTACAATTCGTTTAATCAGAATCGAAGACGGACAACAAATTAGTATTTTTCCGAAACAACATCAATGGTGGGTAGTAGCTTTAAGCTTTAGTCCCGATGGTGAAAGATTGGTCAGTGGTAGTTTAGACACGACAATTAAAGTTTGGGATCTTAAAACAGGTCAATGTCTTTACAAATTAAATGATCATACTCAATGGATTTGGACAGTGACTTTTGGTCCTGACGGTAAAACCATAGCTAGTGGTAGTGATGATCAAACTATTAGACTTTGGGATGCTTCTACAGGAAAATGTAAGCAAATTTTACGAGGACATCAAGGTTGGGTTTTAGCGGTTGCTTTTAGTCGGGATGGTAAAACAATTGCTAGTGGAAGTTATGATAAAACCATCAAAATTTGGGATCTTAAAACTGGTAAATGTCTGAAAACCTTATCAGGACATCAAGACGGCGTTTGGTCTGTTGTGTGGAGTCCTGATGGTGAAACAATCGCTAGTTGTGGTGGAGGTGAAACCACGATTCGCTTATGGTCTGTTAAAACAGAAAAATGTTAC includes the following:
- the trpE gene encoding anthranilate synthase component I is translated as MIFPDYSEFTNLALQGNFIPVYQEWIADLETPVSAWYKVCAGQKYNFLLESVEGGENLGRYSLLGADPVWVLEARGNTTTQIYRDGTEKIHQGNPFEILANCLKPIQPVKLPQLPAGIGGLFGFWGYELISWIEPKVKVYPYQPGNLPDGMWMQVDNLLIFDQVKRKIWVVAYADLRGENKDLRSAYDEACDRVTKLVTKLKLDIPVEAQPLEWVAPDTVAKFSHTNLVYQSNTTEEDFCQAVVKAQEYIHAGDIFQVVISQRISTEYAGEPFALYRSLRLINPSPYMAYYHFGDWQIIGSSPEVMVKAERVSDKSLQATLRPIAGTRKRGKMPAEDEALAQELLQDPKEIAEHIMLVDLGRNDLGRVCQSGSVKVDELMVIERYSHVMHIVSNVIGELQPEQNAWDLLKACFPAGTVSGAPKIRAMEIIHELEQERRGVYSGVYGYYDFEGQLNTAIAIRTMVVRPLTGNQHLVCVQAGAGIVADSEPSQEYEETLNKARGLLEAIRCLG
- a CDS encoding DUF2499 domain-containing protein, coding for MHSLSIPTWIIHITSVIEWMSAIWLIWTYAEVTGKHYWKSLSWGMLPALVSAMCACTWHFFDNLPSLEWLVLIQAATTVIGNLTLLAAGWWIWRSHQQEKTVLLTPSQGKNKE
- a CDS encoding NACHT domain-containing protein; amino-acid sequence: METCKPSLQGLKKIKEAIHKLQQERGWALDDEGWLEEASKFLPQQNIHGKLIQQSVSLGPWKSFRSGKKGIKIRYFNAFCRILNLDPQEIINQEESSCLSSHQDWADSPDILTFFGREKELTTLQNWIINDNCQLVGILGIGGIGKTTLSMKLIKGNQEIQSRFKYIVWRSLFNAPPLTDLLNDLITFLSGQQKSNLPASIEQQILLLLQYLKNERCLLILDNFDTLLEHDNYSRTYKSGYENYDYLLQKFATVSHQSCLLVTSRERLPYLEQFSGCFLQLEGLEYIQAKKILQKMGNFEGLEEDWQSLVKLYNGHPLALQLAARHILDVFNGDITYFLHEGQTIFYSINYLLNQHFKRLLPEEKEILYWLAINREPISLAELKSQIVLVKNKNNLFNNINSLYNKLLLKNVGDKLEIEPVIIEFLTEKLIEEIVEEIIQQKLEIFNTHALVIVQSKEYLVDSQIRMILEPIKQMLIDYLGSIKLINYLKEILANEQENYPLKPGYLGGNIFNLLRQLNVDWRGFDFSYLTIKQAYLADQNLYNINFTHCDLSDSLLKQTFSGVHAVTFSPDGNILAVGDSHGTIRLIRIEDGQQISIFPKQHQWWVVALSFSPDGERLVSGSLDTTIKVWDLKTGQCLYKLNDHTQWIWTVTFGPDGKTIASGSDDQTIRLWDASTGKCKQILRGHQGWVLAVAFSRDGKTIASGSYDKTIKIWDLKTGKCLKTLSGHQDGVWSVVWSPDGETIASCGGGETTIRLWSVKTEKCYRILTGHNQGIKVIGITPDGKTLVSGCLEAIVKFWDLATGECRGTLKGHITGIRTLAISPDGKIAATGDNDQILKLWDIDKRKCLKTWQGYINWIWSMAISPDGQTIVSSHLDHNIRLWNHPTGEYLTTLKGHTAWIWSVAFSTDGKIIASTGDDQTVKLWDSQTHQLLKSLKYNTQEYQGGIWAIAFSRDNLYLASGGPETTIKIWDVATGNIRSFPGHQGWILAIAFSPQQNILASGGDDQRVKIWDIVSEECIMTLEGHTNKVRCLSFSPDGDFLVSGGEDNTIKIWDLRQGSCVGTLIGHQDWVYSVRFSPDSKMILSSSNDGTIKLWDISTQECIKTLSEHSGGVAAALFTPEGKTIISGSHDGTIKFWDVDKKESLRTIRVPRPYEGMNITGVQGLTDSQKESLKALGAIDYK
- a CDS encoding glycosyl hydrolase family 57, with product MNYPNISGQETKINAIRQDDQPIFLPQTKLSLEKITATFACALHMHQPTVPAGKDGGLINNLQYMFEHSQQGDNHNASTFAWCYGRMGEFIPELVASGCQPRIMLDYSGNLLWGLEQMGREDILNNLRKITCEPEYQPYVEWLGTMWSHAVAPSTPIPDLKLHIQAWQHHFASIFGYDALRRVRGFSPPEMHLPNHPDTLYEYIKALKDCGYRWLLVQEHSVEHLDGTPLEHHQKYIPNLLIARNSQGETITITALIKTQGSDTKLVGQMQPYFEAKGLPKQTIANLDVPSIVAQIADGENGGVMMNEFPRDFLRVWREIGNNQGEVAGINGTEYLELLTAKGVKPEDYPQCQAVNQHKIWQRVNLEQVTTQAVEEAIAAVKKEDGSFHMDGASWTNDLSWVQGYENVLAPMQELSFLFHQKYDPLVRENPSITQTPAYQQALLYNLLSQTSCFRYWGQGAWTDYARTLISQGKQALEL
- a CDS encoding MoxR family ATPase; its protein translation is MLTKFKQSIETIILGQSFLIEQLLIALLTGGHVIIEGVPGTGKTLLVKVIARLIQADFRRIQLTPDILPADILGTNIFDFNSRSFSLKKGPVFTQILLADEINRTPPKTQSALLEAMEEQQVTLDGESLPLGELFWVIATQNPLEFEGTYPLPEAQLDRFLFKLVVDYPPLEAEKQILLNANQNKSVKRIDLDSLTAIADVSQIIQARQRVKQVNLQDSIIDYLLNIVHKTRQHPDLLLGASPRAAVLWLEASKAQAWLCGRDFVTPDDLKAIAQPILRHRLILKAIAQLDGLDTETVINSILDKVPVPR
- a CDS encoding DUF4350 domain-containing protein, with translation MIKKRLWLWITIASILILLLIIMPTQSQSQAGSSYDRGPSGYSAWYDWLATENISIKRSLQPYQDLTSDSPLTLIQVYPQTIDSVSTDWVSTGHTLVILGFTAPASGASFSTLQPTNVGEVRIDSRRRSQGDQTKILLGDDYGAIAWERIIGKGKVVYVTTPFLAANAYQNYLPNYEFLAQIVTEGNKPIWFDEYIHGYRDSDSTVIQSEKTLFTYLQSTWLFPLFVQLIILSLLAVWTGLHPLGLPVSLIKPKPNNTLTYLQAMAKVLEKANKPEYLREATSKKNLDK